A genome region from Bacteroidales bacterium includes the following:
- a CDS encoding DUF3127 domain-containing protein, translating to METEGKLLHILPIQNIDTQKGSLKKLEFVIETKTKFPKKVCFTLWNDKAENFSFKPNDDLKVSFDLESRESKGRWFTEAKAWRVEKISANDSSQNNSGSQDFPPSFDLPPEPNELDDLPF from the coding sequence ATGGAAACAGAAGGAAAACTATTACATATACTACCTATACAGAATATTGATACTCAAAAAGGTAGTTTAAAAAAGCTGGAATTCGTGATTGAAACAAAAACAAAATTTCCAAAAAAAGTATGCTTTACATTATGGAATGATAAAGCAGAAAATTTTTCTTTTAAACCCAATGATGACCTGAAAGTATCTTTCGACTTGGAAAGCCGCGAAAGTAAAGGACGCTGGTTTACTGAAGCTAAAGCATGGAGAGTAGAAAAAATATCAGCAAATGATTCTTCACAAAATAATTCAGGAAGTCAGGATTTTCCTCCAAGCTTTGATTTACCGCCAGAACCAAATGAACTGGATGATCTGCCATTCTAA